From Hartmannibacter diazotrophicus, a single genomic window includes:
- a CDS encoding formate dehydrogenase subunit gamma, which yields MRHETFSNERTREIVSAHSGLEGPLMPILHAVRDAFGHVPEAAVPVIAEELNLSRAEVHGVVTFYHDFNRKPHGRHVVKFCRAEACQSMGCDDLIAHAEKALGVEMGETSADGRVTLEPIFCLGLCACAPSAMVDGEIVGRLDKAAVDLIVAEVDR from the coding sequence ATGCGTCACGAGACTTTTAGCAACGAACGGACGCGCGAAATCGTGTCGGCGCATTCCGGCCTCGAAGGGCCATTGATGCCGATCCTGCACGCCGTGCGGGACGCGTTCGGTCATGTGCCGGAGGCCGCCGTGCCGGTGATCGCCGAGGAACTCAATCTCTCCCGCGCCGAGGTCCACGGCGTCGTCACCTTCTATCACGACTTCAATCGCAAGCCGCACGGCCGCCATGTCGTCAAGTTCTGCCGTGCAGAGGCCTGCCAGTCGATGGGCTGCGATGACCTGATCGCCCATGCCGAGAAGGCGCTGGGCGTCGAGATGGGCGAGACGAGCGCCGATGGCCGCGTGACGCTGGAGCCCATCTTCTGCCTCGGGCTCTGCGCCTGCGCCCCGTCCGCGATGGTGGACGGCGAGATCGTCGGGCGGCTGGACAAGGCTGCGGTCGACCTGATCGTTGCGGAGGTGGACCGGTGA
- a CDS encoding gluconokinase, with amino-acid sequence MRRAIVVMGVSGSGKSTVGAALAARLGLAYVDGDDLHSEACVAKMRRGEALTDDDRWPWLDRVAAVLDDRQRNPAGVIVGCSALRRRYRDRIRAAVESDIRFLFLDGSFDLLNERMAARKGHYMPVSLLKSQFAALEVPGADEPDVMAIDVAKPVETIVGEAARLVGRQDH; translated from the coding sequence ATGCGCAGGGCGATCGTCGTCATGGGCGTTTCAGGCAGCGGAAAATCGACCGTCGGGGCGGCCCTGGCCGCGCGCCTTGGCCTTGCCTATGTCGACGGCGACGATCTTCACAGCGAGGCCTGCGTCGCCAAGATGCGCCGCGGCGAGGCGCTCACCGACGACGACCGCTGGCCCTGGCTCGATCGTGTCGCCGCCGTTCTGGACGACCGGCAACGCAATCCCGCCGGCGTGATTGTCGGTTGCTCGGCCCTCAGGCGTCGCTACCGGGATCGCATCCGCGCCGCGGTGGAGAGCGACATCAGGTTCCTCTTTCTGGACGGCAGCTTTGATCTGCTCAACGAGAGAATGGCGGCCCGCAAGGGCCACTACATGCCCGTGAGCCTGCTGAAAAGCCAGTTCGCGGCTCTTGAGGTGCCGGGTGCTGACGAACCGGACGTGATGGCCATCGATGTGGCGAAGCCGGTCGAGACTATCGTCGGCGAGGCTGCAAGATTGGTTGGCCGACAGGATCACTGA
- a CDS encoding phasin family protein yields the protein MVKKPTGTPEPEINEQMRTAAEKTLQQARQAVDEALSMAGKSLETLDNSSSTLQGHMRGIGRGSMDFAEQAVEASFSLVEAMTKAQTPQEVMEIQQKFVQDQMQRLGSQARSFGEQAVKTAQDMSKPFEK from the coding sequence ATGGTGAAGAAGCCGACGGGAACACCGGAACCTGAAATCAACGAGCAGATGCGCACCGCCGCCGAAAAGACGTTGCAGCAGGCGCGCCAGGCCGTTGACGAGGCCCTGTCCATGGCCGGCAAGTCGCTCGAAACGCTCGACAACAGTTCATCGACCCTGCAGGGCCACATGCGCGGCATCGGGCGTGGTTCGATGGACTTCGCCGAACAGGCGGTCGAGGCATCCTTCTCGCTGGTGGAGGCCATGACCAAGGCGCAGACGCCGCAGGAGGTCATGGAAATCCAGCAAAAATTCGTCCAGGATCAGATGCAGCGGCTCGGCTCGCAGGCGCGAAGCTTTGGCGAACAGGCCGTCAAGACCGCTCAGGACATGAGCAAGCCCTTCGAGAAGTGA
- a CDS encoding bleomycin resistance protein, whose translation MRMHQITPFVPCTTLEAQVAFYHDILGFSVGYRADHYAYLHRDDVAIRLIEVDADVDLKRPERETSFYIDVDDIDTLYESLKPQLATLPEGRVRAPFDQDYGQREFHVADEDCTLIFFGEPLRQRVFAHADLALTSYR comes from the coding sequence ATGCGCATGCATCAGATCACCCCTTTCGTCCCCTGCACGACCCTGGAGGCGCAGGTCGCCTTCTACCACGACATTCTGGGGTTTTCCGTCGGCTACAGGGCGGACCACTACGCCTATCTTCACCGGGATGACGTCGCGATCCGGCTGATCGAGGTCGACGCGGATGTCGATCTCAAGCGCCCGGAGCGCGAGACCTCGTTCTATATCGATGTCGACGATATCGACACGCTCTACGAGTCGCTCAAGCCGCAGTTGGCCACCTTGCCCGAAGGGCGCGTCCGCGCGCCCTTCGATCAGGACTACGGCCAGCGCGAATTCCATGTCGCGGACGAAGACTGCACGCTGATCTTCTTCGGAGAGCCGCTCCGTCAGCGCGTCTTTGCCCACGCCGACCTTGCCCTGACATCCTATCGATAG
- a CDS encoding 2-hydroxyacid dehydrogenase, which yields MDAEHPPISERPDILLTTALPAWDMEPLEAAFTVHKVYEAADKAAFLAEVGPHIRAIATGGGTGASADLINALPALEIITVYGVGIDAVDLAAARARGIRVTNTPDVLTDDVADLAVGMTLALLRKIPEGDAYVRSGAWGQDGPMGLVTRLSGKKAGIAGFGRIGEAIARRLAGFDMEIGYYNRSSKPDIPYPAFATPADLAAWCDVLVVAVAGGAGTTEIIDWEVLEALGPEGWLVNISRGTTVDEGALIELLEKGAIAGAALDVFLNEPHVDPRFAALSNVLLMPHHASATVETRQAMGQLMRDNLTAHFAGKPLPTPVL from the coding sequence ATGGACGCCGAACACCCGCCAATTTCCGAGCGACCCGACATCCTTCTGACGACGGCCTTGCCCGCCTGGGATATGGAGCCGCTCGAAGCGGCCTTCACCGTGCACAAGGTTTATGAAGCCGCCGACAAGGCGGCCTTCCTCGCCGAAGTCGGTCCACACATCCGGGCGATTGCCACCGGCGGCGGAACGGGCGCCTCCGCCGACCTCATCAACGCGCTTCCGGCACTGGAGATCATCACCGTCTACGGCGTCGGCATCGACGCGGTCGATCTTGCAGCGGCCAGGGCGCGCGGTATCCGTGTCACCAACACACCGGATGTGCTGACCGATGACGTCGCCGACCTTGCTGTCGGCATGACGCTCGCCCTCCTGCGAAAAATCCCCGAGGGCGATGCCTATGTCCGCAGCGGCGCCTGGGGCCAAGACGGACCGATGGGGCTGGTGACGCGGCTTTCGGGCAAGAAGGCCGGCATCGCGGGCTTTGGCCGGATCGGCGAGGCCATCGCCAGACGCCTTGCCGGCTTCGACATGGAGATCGGCTATTACAACCGCTCCTCGAAGCCGGACATCCCCTACCCGGCCTTTGCCACGCCCGCCGATCTTGCGGCGTGGTGCGACGTGCTGGTCGTTGCTGTCGCCGGCGGGGCGGGAACGACGGAAATCATCGATTGGGAGGTTCTGGAGGCGCTCGGTCCGGAGGGATGGCTCGTCAACATCTCGCGCGGCACCACCGTCGACGAGGGCGCCCTGATCGAACTACTTGAGAAAGGCGCCATCGCCGGCGCGGCGCTCGACGTCTTCCTCAACGAGCCGCATGTCGACCCGCGATTTGCGGCGCTGTCCAACGTGCTGCTCATGCCGCATCACGCCAGCGCCACGGTGGAGACGCGCCAGGCCATGGGGCAACTCATGCGCGACAATCTTACGGCCCATTTCGCCGGCAAGCCGCTGCCAACGCCCGTCCTGTGA
- a CDS encoding phasin family protein — MPKFEMPKVEMPEAFRDMTEKSVKQVKDGYEKMRMAAEEATDLMEDQLELTRSGFMSINGKALETAKASSDATFKLFTEMMGAKTVSDVIALQSAYAREQFELATASTKEMQELLSKFANDAAEPVKGAFEKVMKDVKAA; from the coding sequence ATGCCCAAGTTTGAAATGCCCAAAGTCGAAATGCCCGAAGCCTTCCGCGACATGACGGAGAAGTCCGTCAAGCAGGTCAAGGACGGCTACGAGAAGATGCGCATGGCCGCCGAAGAGGCGACCGATCTGATGGAAGACCAGCTCGAGTTGACCCGTAGCGGCTTCATGTCGATCAACGGCAAGGCCCTCGAGACCGCCAAGGCCTCGTCCGATGCGACCTTCAAGCTCTTCACCGAGATGATGGGCGCGAAGACGGTGTCCGACGTGATCGCCCTGCAGAGCGCCTATGCCCGCGAGCAGTTCGAACTGGCGACGGCCAGCACCAAGGAAATGCAGGAGCTCCTGTCGAAGTTCGCCAACGACGCGGCTGAGCCAGTCAAGGGCGCCTTCGAGAAGGTGATGAAGGACGTCAAGGCCGCCTGA
- a CDS encoding globin-coupled sensor protein: MTGLNADRQERLRFARIGEDDRLAMREAWAIVEPKLDETLVGFYAHVTTAPSLAALVGNRTKDLSSAQKKHWAKLFSGKFDDEYFDSATKIGHVHCRIGLEPRWYIGGYQFLIEQIMAVLSRSTKFSRTRFLRLQSAFSKAILLDLDIAISTYQEAELAARQAREDSINAAIEKFRSGTEGLVTEVERTAEGMRAEAGSLDATATGAGETAEVAFSASQSTRESVQGLAAASEELAASITEISERLSTTVAEIYRAGDKAEASTQSISRLSESGKQIGDVVSLIQDIAEQTNLLALNATIESARAGEAGKGFAVVAQEVKALAGQTAKATDDISRQIAGIQNETQSAVDAVGEISQIMSEVRQFTAAIAAAIEQQQAVTQEIAGNVHRAASGTDELSRTVEAVRGAIQSTKSTADGFAEVSEGLSSQAVTLAGEIRTFIDNLKTGASRAA, translated from the coding sequence ATGACGGGGCTGAACGCTGATCGCCAGGAGCGTTTGCGGTTTGCACGAATTGGTGAGGATGACAGGCTGGCGATGCGCGAAGCTTGGGCAATTGTCGAGCCGAAGCTCGACGAGACGCTTGTCGGCTTCTATGCGCATGTAACGACCGCGCCATCCTTGGCTGCCTTGGTCGGAAACCGCACCAAGGATCTTTCCAGCGCCCAAAAGAAGCATTGGGCCAAGCTTTTCAGCGGCAAGTTCGATGACGAATATTTCGACAGCGCGACGAAGATCGGGCATGTCCATTGCCGCATCGGCCTGGAGCCGCGTTGGTACATTGGCGGCTATCAGTTCCTGATCGAGCAGATCATGGCGGTTCTTTCCCGGAGCACGAAGTTCTCCCGAACGCGGTTCCTGCGGTTGCAGAGCGCCTTCAGCAAGGCGATTCTTCTCGATCTCGACATCGCGATTTCGACCTATCAGGAAGCCGAACTTGCCGCGCGTCAGGCACGCGAGGACAGCATCAATGCCGCGATCGAGAAGTTCCGGTCAGGGACCGAAGGTCTCGTGACCGAAGTCGAGCGCACCGCCGAGGGCATGCGCGCGGAGGCTGGCTCGCTCGACGCGACGGCGACCGGGGCCGGAGAAACGGCGGAAGTGGCCTTTTCGGCATCGCAGAGCACGCGCGAGTCCGTCCAGGGCCTGGCAGCTGCCTCCGAGGAACTTGCCGCCTCGATCACCGAGATTTCCGAGCGGCTTTCGACCACTGTCGCCGAGATCTACCGGGCCGGTGACAAGGCCGAGGCCTCGACCCAGTCCATCTCGAGACTGTCCGAATCGGGCAAGCAGATCGGCGACGTCGTCTCGCTGATCCAGGATATCGCCGAGCAGACCAATCTTCTCGCCCTCAACGCGACCATCGAGTCGGCACGGGCCGGCGAGGCAGGCAAGGGCTTTGCCGTCGTCGCGCAGGAGGTCAAGGCGCTTGCCGGTCAGACCGCCAAGGCCACCGACGACATCTCCCGTCAGATTGCCGGCATCCAGAACGAGACCCAGAGTGCGGTCGACGCGGTTGGCGAGATTTCGCAGATCATGAGCGAGGTTCGCCAGTTCACCGCTGCCATTGCGGCGGCGATCGAGCAGCAGCAGGCGGTCACTCAGGAGATCGCCGGCAACGTTCATCGCGCCGCCAGCGGCACCGACGAACTGTCCCGCACGGTCGAGGCGGTGCGCGGCGCCATTCAGAGCACCAAGTCGACGGCGGATGGCTTTGCGGAGGTCTCCGAAGGGCTCTCCAGCCAGGCCGTCACGCTGGCCGGTGAAATTCGCACCTTCATCGACAATCTGAAGACCGGGGCCAGCCGCGCGGCCTGA
- a CDS encoding SDR family oxidoreductase yields the protein MKLFDLTGRLALVTGSSKGIGLAIAKGLAQAGASIVLNGRDHTALEAARSDLAATGADVYAVSFDVTDAAAVAEAVERIETEIGPIEILFNNAGMQHRAPLQDFPLDAWERLKATNIDSVFFVGQAVARKMIARGHGKIINIASVQSELARPGIAPYTATKGAVKMLTKGMATDWARFGLQVNAIGPGYFVTELNAALVTDPEFSGWLERRTPAGRWGTVDELAGAAVFLASDASSFINGHILYVDGGITSSL from the coding sequence ATGAAACTCTTCGATCTCACCGGGCGTCTGGCTCTGGTGACCGGCTCGTCCAAGGGCATCGGTCTGGCGATCGCGAAAGGCCTGGCGCAGGCCGGGGCCAGCATTGTGCTGAATGGGCGGGACCACACGGCGCTTGAAGCGGCCCGGTCCGATCTGGCCGCCACGGGCGCCGATGTCTATGCCGTCTCCTTCGATGTCACCGATGCCGCCGCGGTCGCGGAGGCGGTGGAGCGAATCGAAACGGAAATCGGGCCGATCGAGATTCTCTTCAACAACGCGGGCATGCAGCACCGCGCGCCCTTGCAGGACTTCCCGCTCGACGCCTGGGAGCGTCTGAAAGCCACCAATATCGACAGTGTCTTCTTCGTCGGCCAGGCGGTGGCGAGAAAGATGATCGCGCGCGGCCACGGCAAGATCATCAACATCGCCTCCGTGCAAAGCGAACTCGCCCGGCCCGGCATCGCGCCCTATACGGCCACCAAGGGGGCGGTGAAGATGCTGACCAAGGGCATGGCGACCGACTGGGCCCGCTTCGGCCTTCAGGTCAACGCCATCGGCCCCGGCTACTTCGTGACGGAACTGAACGCGGCGCTCGTTACCGATCCGGAGTTTTCCGGCTGGCTGGAAAGGCGCACGCCGGCCGGCCGCTGGGGCACGGTCGACGAACTTGCCGGCGCGGCCGTGTTCCTGGCTTCCGACGCCTCCAGCTTCATCAACGGCCACATTCTCTATGTGGACGGCGGCATCACGTCCTCTCTCTGA
- a CDS encoding LysR family transcriptional regulator — protein MLDKLALLLALARERHFGRAAESAGVTQPTLSSAVKSLEEQFGVLLVERGSRFQGFTPEGERILVWARRLVSDARTMREEVQALKKGLFGHIRLAAVPTALPFLQELVNPIATRHEAVRLTILSMTADHILKSIDNLEIDAGVSYLEESVLARFSGVPLYEERYCLLVAPGSDLADQSSVSWRQAATIPLCLLTPDMQHRRIVERHLREAGANIAPRLESNSLIVLHTHVRTGNWATIMPARFAETVDQPGLLKAIPIVEPTVSHTIGLVTTQREPLPPLVAQLVSEAKVFQKRNAALAT, from the coding sequence ATGCTCGACAAGCTCGCACTTCTTCTGGCGCTCGCCCGCGAACGGCACTTCGGCAGGGCGGCGGAGAGCGCCGGCGTGACGCAGCCGACGCTCTCTTCCGCGGTCAAGAGCCTGGAGGAACAGTTCGGCGTCCTGCTCGTCGAACGCGGATCGCGTTTCCAGGGATTCACACCGGAAGGCGAACGCATTCTGGTCTGGGCCCGGCGTCTCGTCAGCGATGCGCGCACCATGCGCGAGGAAGTCCAGGCCCTCAAGAAGGGTCTCTTCGGCCATATCCGCCTTGCCGCGGTGCCGACCGCGCTGCCCTTCCTTCAGGAACTGGTCAACCCGATCGCGACGCGCCACGAGGCTGTGCGGCTGACGATCCTCTCGATGACGGCCGACCACATCCTGAAGAGCATCGATAACCTCGAGATCGACGCGGGTGTCTCCTATCTGGAAGAAAGCGTGCTGGCGCGATTCTCGGGCGTGCCGCTCTACGAGGAGCGCTACTGCCTTCTTGTGGCACCGGGCAGCGACCTCGCCGATCAGTCGAGCGTGTCGTGGCGGCAGGCGGCCACCATCCCGCTCTGTCTCCTGACGCCGGACATGCAGCATCGCCGGATCGTCGAGCGCCACTTGCGTGAGGCCGGTGCCAATATCGCGCCGCGTCTCGAATCCAATTCCCTGATCGTGCTTCATACGCATGTCCGTACGGGCAACTGGGCGACCATCATGCCGGCCCGCTTCGCCGAGACTGTCGACCAGCCGGGCCTCCTCAAGGCCATCCCGATCGTCGAGCCGACGGTCTCCCACACCATCGGCCTCGTCACCACCCAGCGTGAGCCGCTTCCGCCCCTCGTGGCGCAGCTCGTCAGCGAGGCCAAGGTCTTCCAGAAGCGGAACGCGGCCCTCGCCACTTAA
- a CDS encoding NADH-ubiquinone oxidoreductase-F iron-sulfur binding region domain-containing protein, whose protein sequence is MSIKVFVPRDAAAVACGANAVAKALKAEAEKAGADVTIIRNGSRGMLWLEPLVEVESEGVRYGFGPVTAGDIPGLVLGGLFSAPAQVTGTLAIGPTEKHPYFARQTRLTFARCGLTDPVSLADYTVNDGYKGLEKALAMAPLDIVKEVTDSGLRGRGGAGFPTGIKWKTVHDAAGEQKYIVCNADEGDSGTFADRMIMEGDPFLLIEGMTIAGLAVGATRGYVYLRSEYPHAEIALNEAIRAAKAAGYLGQDIRGSGKAFELEVRIGAGAYVCGEETSLLESLEGKRGLVRAKPPLPAHVGLFGKPTVINNVLSLCAVPYVLAEGAKAYHDYGMGRSRGTMPVQLAGNLKHGGLFETAFGISLGELIDDIGGGTLSGRPVKAVQVGGPLGAYMPRTLFDTPFDYEEFTKVDALIGHAGVVVFDDTADMARMARFAFEFCAIESCGKCTPCRIGSTRGRETVEKIMAGIDVEKNIEVMKDLSETMKFGSLCALGGFTPYPVMSAFTHFPEDFRRVQQLQAAE, encoded by the coding sequence GTGAGTATCAAGGTTTTTGTTCCGCGTGACGCGGCGGCCGTCGCCTGCGGCGCGAATGCGGTCGCCAAGGCGCTGAAGGCCGAGGCCGAAAAGGCCGGCGCCGACGTCACGATCATCCGCAACGGCTCGCGCGGCATGCTGTGGCTGGAGCCGCTGGTTGAGGTCGAGTCCGAGGGCGTGCGCTACGGCTTCGGTCCGGTGACGGCCGGGGACATTCCCGGCCTCGTGCTTGGCGGCCTCTTCTCGGCCCCGGCACAGGTGACGGGCACGCTCGCAATCGGCCCGACCGAAAAGCATCCCTATTTTGCCAGGCAGACGCGCCTCACCTTCGCCCGCTGCGGCCTGACCGATCCGGTCTCGCTGGCCGACTACACGGTCAACGACGGCTACAAGGGGCTTGAGAAGGCGCTCGCCATGGCGCCGCTCGATATCGTCAAGGAAGTGACCGACTCCGGTCTTCGCGGCCGTGGCGGTGCGGGCTTTCCGACCGGCATCAAGTGGAAGACCGTCCACGATGCGGCGGGCGAGCAGAAATACATCGTCTGCAACGCGGACGAGGGCGACAGCGGCACCTTTGCCGACCGCATGATCATGGAAGGCGACCCCTTCCTGCTCATCGAGGGCATGACCATCGCGGGCCTCGCCGTTGGCGCGACCCGAGGCTACGTCTATCTGCGGTCCGAATACCCCCATGCCGAAATCGCGCTCAACGAGGCAATCAGGGCGGCGAAGGCTGCCGGCTATCTCGGGCAGGATATCCGCGGCTCGGGCAAGGCCTTCGAGCTGGAAGTACGCATCGGCGCCGGCGCCTATGTCTGCGGCGAGGAAACCTCGCTTCTGGAAAGCCTTGAGGGCAAGCGCGGCCTCGTGCGCGCCAAGCCGCCGCTGCCGGCCCATGTCGGGCTCTTCGGCAAGCCGACGGTGATCAACAACGTGCTCTCGCTCTGCGCGGTGCCCTATGTCCTGGCCGAAGGCGCCAAGGCCTACCACGACTACGGCATGGGCCGCTCGCGCGGCACGATGCCGGTCCAGCTTGCCGGTAACCTCAAGCACGGCGGTCTCTTCGAGACGGCCTTCGGCATCTCGCTCGGCGAACTCATCGACGATATCGGCGGCGGCACCCTGTCCGGCCGCCCGGTGAAGGCCGTGCAGGTCGGCGGTCCGCTCGGCGCCTACATGCCGCGCACGCTGTTCGACACCCCCTTCGACTATGAGGAATTCACCAAGGTCGATGCCCTCATCGGCCACGCCGGCGTCGTCGTCTTCGACGACACGGCCGACATGGCCAGGATGGCGCGCTTCGCCTTCGAGTTCTGCGCCATCGAAAGCTGCGGCAAGTGCACGCCCTGCCGCATCGGGTCGACCCGTGGCCGCGAAACGGTCGAGAAGATCATGGCCGGGATCGACGTCGAGAAGAACATCGAGGTCATGAAGGACCTCTCCGAAACCATGAAATTCGGCTCGCTCTGCGCGCTCGGCGGCTTCACGCCCTATCCGGTGATGAGCGCCTTCACGCATTTCCCGGAAGATTTCCGGCGCGTGCAGCAGCTTCAAGCAGCCGAGTAA
- a CDS encoding glycosyltransferase family 4 protein, which produces MHRPIAYNLVRSVFSALNRSPRGVDRIDFGYISYLFEHWPKDCFGVLPTPWGMRFYPRDRVLRGRDYLAANWRELAPHGEEPAMKRLEAACALDETAVPSPPSTLRPPNIAGYGRALRLVFGEGIAMGRPVRSLPPGSIYLDIGQYGLTHPTMLRWLDQRPDVAPVFMIHDVIPLQMPHLVANNTVWAQNGAMNVAGRWARAILTPTAAAGESIREELTRRGRPDVPIHPVALPIDDVFHRTRVDEPVLGDRPYFLVCGAIEPRKNHMLLVDVWKRIAAAQGSRTPRLVIAGSPGHRSQRILRDIAAQEGLRGHLVFASGLSTPSLARVMAGARAVLMPSFAEGYGLPPVEAITLGTPAVLSDIAAHREAAGDAGLYAAPDDVPAWTALVEGLTTETPLRAEALSRVARHRPNDWRSYMNHVTEVLAQIE; this is translated from the coding sequence ATGCACCGCCCGATCGCCTACAATCTCGTCCGATCCGTTTTCAGCGCCTTGAACCGTTCGCCGCGCGGCGTCGACAGGATCGATTTCGGCTATATTTCCTATCTCTTCGAGCACTGGCCCAAGGACTGCTTCGGCGTGCTGCCGACGCCATGGGGCATGCGTTTCTATCCGCGCGACAGGGTCTTACGGGGCAGAGACTATCTGGCGGCGAACTGGCGCGAACTCGCGCCGCATGGCGAAGAGCCCGCGATGAAGCGTCTTGAGGCCGCCTGCGCGCTGGATGAAACCGCCGTTCCCTCACCGCCTTCGACACTGCGTCCGCCAAACATTGCCGGCTATGGCAGGGCTCTGCGGCTCGTGTTCGGAGAGGGAATCGCCATGGGCCGACCGGTCCGCAGCCTGCCGCCCGGTTCGATCTATCTCGACATCGGCCAGTACGGCCTGACGCATCCGACGATGCTGCGCTGGCTGGATCAACGGCCAGATGTCGCGCCGGTCTTCATGATCCACGATGTCATTCCACTGCAGATGCCGCATCTGGTGGCAAACAACACGGTCTGGGCCCAGAATGGAGCGATGAACGTCGCAGGTCGCTGGGCCCGCGCGATCCTGACGCCGACGGCGGCGGCGGGAGAAAGCATTCGGGAGGAACTCACGCGCCGGGGACGGCCCGACGTGCCGATCCACCCGGTGGCATTGCCCATCGACGATGTCTTCCACCGCACGAGGGTGGATGAACCGGTGCTCGGCGACAGGCCGTATTTCCTAGTGTGTGGCGCTATCGAGCCGCGCAAGAACCACATGCTGCTGGTGGACGTCTGGAAGCGCATCGCCGCTGCGCAGGGCAGCAGGACGCCCCGTCTGGTGATCGCCGGGTCGCCCGGGCACCGGTCGCAGCGCATTCTGCGCGATATTGCGGCGCAAGAGGGTCTGCGCGGCCACCTCGTCTTCGCATCGGGGCTTTCGACGCCCTCGCTTGCCCGTGTGATGGCGGGAGCCCGCGCCGTGCTGATGCCCTCCTTCGCCGAAGGCTACGGCCTGCCGCCGGTGGAAGCGATCACCCTCGGCACGCCGGCGGTCCTGTCCGATATTGCGGCCCATCGCGAGGCCGCGGGTGACGCCGGCCTCTACGCGGCTCCCGATGACGTTCCGGCATGGACAGCGCTGGTGGAGGGACTGACGACGGAGACGCCGCTGCGCGCCGAAGCGCTTTCCCGCGTTGCACGCCACCGGCCCAATGACTGGCGCAGCTACATGAACCACGTCACCGAGGTGCTGGCTCAGATCGAGTGA
- a CDS encoding capsule biosynthesis protein encodes MDDCRRVLFLLGPTSPLWRELARGFEDAGHATHKILFSSGDVLWWRWRGGTVYWGTLSRWKDFLADYMRRHGITDLIYYADRHPYHIVAQRVARDLGVQPVVIENGYLRPDWLTVEIGGMGVYSRFPKDPDEILRHADCLPAPDLTVRYRHGYWREVISEISHHSISEALRFLHPFFRHGHYYHPWFEYLAGIPHVIGADRRAREAEEVVADLEASRRTFFLLALQMQGDHQIHSNSPFRHIGTMMEDVIASFAAHAPADALLVLKQHPYDNGWENWKKRMTAAATRHGVADRTLLIDGGDLHRLLAIARGCIVVNSTVGLHALRAGCPTKTLGIAIYDMPGLTHQGGLDGFWQEPGAIDQALLDAFVRLLADRIQVKGSFYHPQGRSVAVEEIVRRVCQRRVGGEGCDILPPPRLDDARRLGIPVDHSI; translated from the coding sequence ATGGACGATTGCCGGCGGGTTCTCTTTCTCCTTGGACCGACGAGCCCCCTTTGGCGGGAACTGGCCAGGGGCTTCGAAGACGCCGGCCACGCGACGCACAAGATCCTGTTTTCAAGCGGCGATGTGCTTTGGTGGCGCTGGCGCGGGGGCACCGTCTATTGGGGCACGCTGTCGCGCTGGAAGGACTTCCTCGCGGACTACATGCGCCGGCACGGGATCACGGACCTCATCTACTATGCCGACCGCCACCCCTACCATATCGTGGCACAGCGGGTGGCGCGGGATCTCGGCGTCCAGCCCGTCGTCATCGAGAACGGCTACCTGCGCCCCGACTGGCTGACGGTCGAGATCGGCGGCATGGGCGTCTATTCCCGTTTCCCGAAGGATCCCGACGAAATCCTCAGGCATGCGGACTGTCTTCCGGCACCGGATCTGACCGTCCGCTACCGGCATGGCTATTGGCGCGAGGTCATTTCCGAAATCTCCCACCACAGCATTTCCGAAGCCTTGCGCTTTCTTCATCCCTTCTTCCGTCACGGCCACTACTATCACCCGTGGTTCGAGTATCTTGCCGGGATCCCTCATGTGATCGGCGCCGACCGCCGGGCGCGCGAAGCCGAAGAGGTCGTCGCGGATCTGGAGGCAAGCCGGCGGACGTTCTTTCTGCTGGCCCTGCAGATGCAGGGCGATCATCAGATTCATTCAAATTCGCCCTTCCGGCATATCGGGACGATGATGGAAGACGTGATCGCGTCCTTCGCGGCGCATGCACCCGCGGATGCCCTGCTCGTCCTGAAGCAGCACCCCTATGACAACGGCTGGGAAAACTGGAAGAAGCGCATGACGGCGGCGGCGACGCGTCATGGCGTTGCCGACAGGACGCTGCTCATCGATGGCGGCGATCTCCATCGACTGCTGGCGATCGCGCGCGGATGCATCGTCGTCAACTCGACCGTCGGGCTTCACGCGCTGCGTGCCGGATGCCCGACGAAGACGCTGGGGATCGCGATCTACGACATGCCCGGCCTGACCCATCAGGGCGGCCTCGACGGCTTCTGGCAGGAACCCGGTGCGATCGACCAGGCGCTGCTCGATGCCTTCGTGCGCCTGTTGGCCGACCGGATACAGGTCAAGGGCTCATTCTATCATCCGCAGGGCCGGAGCGTCGCCGTCGAGGAGATCGTGCGCCGCGTTTGCCAGCGGCGGGTCGGCGGCGAAGGCTGCGATATCCTGCCGCCGCCGCGCCTCGATGACGCCCGCCGCCTCGGCATCCCGGTCGATCACTCGATCTGA